The sequence AAAAAGACAAAAAAAATAAGATAACCCCAGGCATATGTGAATTCTCGTCCATCGACTTACTCCCCTTTGGGAACACAACGTTAATCCTTCGCAAGTTATCTTGTTAATTCTATTATACCACGCGCGTGGGAAATGTAAAGTGTTTTGTTAGCTAACTGGTAAACTAACTTTAGAAAAAAAACTCTCAAAAAACACTGTAAAATAAGTGTTTTTACCACTTAACAATTAAGCATATAATTTACCTATCTAACTCTTTAAAATCGAATACAGAGCAATCTGTGAAGCCCTAGCATGATTTAAACCACACACTAAAACCTTTTTAATAATAGCTTGCCTGCTGATGAATTAGAAAGGTTTAGATCATGAAAATTACAGAACATAAAAAGAAAGACGGTACAACTGTATACCGTGCTAACATTTACTTAGGGATTGACCGAGTAACGGGAAAAGATGTAAAAACTAGTATCACGGCTAGAACTAGAAAAGAGGTCAAACAGAAAGCCAAAGAAGCTGAAATAGACTTCATTCAAAATGGTTCTACTAGATTCAAAGAAGCGACAATTAAAACATATAAAGAACTCGCTGAATTATGGTGGGAAAGCTATAAGCATACAGTAAAACCAAATACTCAAGGCAACATGAGTAAGATTTTAAATAAACATATCCTGCCATTATTCGGGGCTTATAAGCTGGATAAACTAACCACTCCACTAATTCAAAACATAATTAACAAGTTAGCTGGAAAGACAAATAACGGGGAGCAAGGGGCTTATTTACACTATGAGAAAATCCATACTGTAAACAAGCGTATCTTACAATATGGTGTGGTTATGAAAGCCATACCATTTAACCCAGCTCGTGAGGTCATTCTCCCAAGAAATACCCAGAAAGAAAAGCGCCAAAAGATTAAACACTTTGATAACATTGAGTTAAAAACGTTTTTGGACTATCTGGACAACTTGGATAGTGATAGATACCGCTATTTTTACGAGAAAACACTTTACAACTTCCTGCTTGCTACTGGTTGCCGTATTAATGAAGCGTTGGCGCTGGAATGGTCTGATATTGATCTAGACAATGCTATTGTTCACGTCACAAAGACACTAAACCGTATGCAAGAGGTGAATAGTCCTAAATCAAAATCTAGTTACCGTGATATCGATATTGACCCCAAAACGGTTACAATATTAAAACAGTACAAACGTAGGCAAACCCAAGAGGCTTGGAAGATAGGACAAACTGAAAAAGTAGTCTTTTCAGATTTTATCCATGAATACCCGAATAACAGTACTCTTTTTACAAGATTAAAAACACATTTTAAACGTGCTAAAGTGCCTAATATTGGTTTTCATGGTTTCCGCCACACTCACGCTAGTTTGTTATTAAATGCTGGAATACCATATAAAGAACTCCAACATAGACTAGGACACTCCACCTTATCTATGACAATGGACACATATAGTCACCTCTCAAAAGAGAGTGCAAAAAAAGCCGTTTCATTCTATGAAACAGCTCTAGGGAGTTTGTAACTGAACAAATAACTGAACAAAGTCAGAATACAATGTATTACGACAAGCAAGAAACCCTATAACAACGGGTTTTCTGATAATTCTATCTTTAAATTAAAAGATTTTATGATAGAATAGAGGGGATTTTAATCAAAAGGATGAAGTTATGAATAATTTGATTGAACTACAAGACGTCAATTTGATCCGCAATGGAAAATCTCTTTTAAAAGAGATTAACTGGCAAGTGAAAGAAAATGAATGCTGGGCCATTTTAGGCCTCAATGGGGCAGGAAAATCGACTCTCCTCAAACTTCTCATGTCTGAATATTGGGCTAGTTCTGGCCAGATAACTGTCCTTGGAACCCGCTTTGGAGAAGGAGGCATTCCTGAGTTGCGTAAGCGTATTGGGATCGTTAGCTCCTTTATTTCAGAAAGACTGCCAGAGCATCTTTTGACAGAACAAATTGTCCTAACTGGTCAATACAAGAGTAGTATTTTATATGTTGAATACGGGGAGGACGAACTGAATTGGGCACGGGATATGCTAACTTCAATTGGAGCTAGCTCTTTGATCGGCCGCAAATACCGTGAACTCTCCCAGGGAGAAAAGCAGACCGTCCTCATTGCACGAAGCCTCATGGACCAGCCAGATCTGATCATTTTCGACGAAGCTTCAAGTGGATTGGATCTCTTTGCCAGAGAAAAACTACTCCGTCAGATCCATCATATCAAACAACTGGATCACGCGCCAACCATGATCTACGTCACCCACCATGCAGAGGAAATTACAAAAGACATGACCCATGTTCTCCTACTCAAACATGGCCAAGTTGTCGAACAAGGACCAAAGGAAAATATCCTAACTCCTCATGTCCTTAGCAAGTTTTATCAAGCACCAGTATCCCTTATTGATCTTGGAGATGAGCGACTTTTTGTTAAACCAGATATCAGGAATGACAAAGACAATGAATCTAAATAATCCTATAACAAAATAGTGCTAAGACAAATGAGCTTAGCACTTTTTAAATCTTTAAATATCTTTTCTAGATGACCTCACTATCAGTATGAACGCTACACCGAGCAAGAATAACCCTAGAATTTCCAAAGCTATCATGATCTTTGTACCAGTTTCTGGAAGGAATTTCTTAGAGGTAGACTTGCTAGTTTTCTCTGGTTTCCCTGGTTTTTTTGGACTCTCTGGTTTTTTAGGTATATTCGGTGTTGTAGGTGGGGTAGTTGGCTTATGACTATTGGTTAGAACGATATTATTTCCATCTTGTACCGTTTCTGTCAATACATAACCTTGAGGTACTTCCACTTCACGAACCGTATAGGAAATCGCTTTTCCTTTAGAATTCTCAGGGAGATTTGAAAAAGTATAGGTCCATTTATTGGCTTCACTTAACTCAACTACATCTCCACTTTTTTGACCATTTGCATATAGTTGTACCTTGATCGTCTTAGGCCGAATTCCATCCTTGTTATTTTCATCATCCCAATATTTAGTTACAGTGAGATGCGTCTGACCCGGTACATAGGTATTGGTCAAGATATAGTTAACTTGGTCAATACTTGCAGAATAATCTGACACCTTTTCTTCCTCAAGGGTGTAGACAATTTCTCGACCATTTTCATATTTTGGAAGATGATCAAAGCTACCTGTCCAAGCTGTGGTAGCTGTTACAGTTCTGCTCTCAACCTTCTTTCCATTCGCAAGTAAGTTAACAATAATAAAGTTCGGACGTACACCATCTTGATTATCAAAATCTTTCCAAATTTTTGTAAATGGAACAGAGACTACTTCTGGTGTATAGGTATTTGTGAGATTATACCCCTCTACACTTGTTTCATAGTCAGGGACACCTTCTTCCGAGATCGAATAATCCACTACTTGACCGTTTTCATATTTTGGAAGATCTTTGAACTGATAGTTCCAGTGACCGTCTTTATCCGATTTGACTGTTGTTTGATCAATCTTCACACCATTTGCAAGTAGATTTACTGTAATTTCTTTCGGACGTTTTCCATCTCGATTATTGTCATCCTTCCATATCTTACTACCAGATACTTCTATCGTTTCCAAAGTATTCACAAGGACGATATGTTCCATGTCTTCATTATTGGTAGCTTCAACAGTTGAAATATAACCTGATACTCCTACTTCTTCTACAGAGTATGTTCCTGTCTCATCCAATTCCGTAAAAATACCACTCCATTGGTTATCAGCATTCAATTCTAATGTCTTGCCTTCTACCTCAACTCCATCTTTTAATAACTTAACTGTAATAGAGCTTGGTCGATTCTTATATTGGTTATCCTTATCGTTCCATTTTTTTGTCACCTTAAGTTGACGATGATTAGCCTTTTCATTAGAAATAGTCAGTGTCAATACTCTACTATTTACATCATATTGGGAATTTTCTGGACTAAAATCATTTTCTGAGATAGATACAGGGTCTTTCAACAATTGATAGCCATTAGGAGCCACAACCTCTGCCACCGTGTAATTATCTCTTAAAAGGCCTGGAACAATCAAGTCACCATTGGCATCACTTGTAAATATTTCTGACTCTTGACCATTTTCGGTATGTGTAATCGTTTGGTTATTCGATACACGCGTGATCTTAAATTGAGCCCCCTGTAAAGGATCACCATTATTATTTTGCTTATGGAGTTTGATGCTATAAATATAGCCATCTAACCGTCCTCCAGGAATTTGCCATAATACTTTTGATTGAGCTCTACTCTCTTCAATTTGATAACCATTTAGGGTAACTTTATTATCAAATTTTTCACCATCTTTTGGTGAATAGTTTAGTTTTACATTATAACGAATACGATAGGAGTCATTCTCTGAAATATCCCCTAATTTTATTTCAAATGTTTTATCAGAAGGAAATGCAATCTCATATGGTACAGATTGGGCATTTTTAAAGACCCAATCACCACTTTCCCACAGCCATTGCCCCTTCTCAACAATAAACGAATTGCGATCATATTGCGCATTAGAGAATTGTAGTGTATCCCGTATAATTGCATTTTTTATATTGGTTGGTTTACGATTGACTCCAATTGTATAATTTATAATCGGATCATTGGTATCACGATTGATAGAGCCTACCTTCGATATTGGATAATTTTGGGGTTGTGCTATACCGATATATTTAACGGGAGGTTGAGGTGGTGTGGTTTGAACCACTTTGTTCTCTACAATCAAATTGATTGGAATTTCTTTTGCATTTGGTACTAACTTATGATCTATACGAACATAGAAAAAAACATTTCCTGTGATATCAGAGTTATGCTCCACATAATCAGTATAGGTAAGAACTATTTTCTTTCTATCTTTGTCTACTTTTGCAGATGCAGCAACCTGACCTTTCCCATCTAATACTTCAAAATCCTGACTATTAATGATCAAATCTGTTGGAACCGCAATAGTTGTTGTATCTCCAGCTTTAACTTGATGATTTGGAAGTTTTAGTGTGGCATCAATTCGAAAAGTCGCCCATGGTTCTAATGACCAATTTAAAAGTCCTCCTTCATTATTAGTATATTTCACACTTGTAATCACATCATCAACTGCTTTTGGAGTATTGACTGTCGCGACTCTATCTTCTCCCGATGTTGATAGAGTTCCAGAAACAGGATCATTACTATTACTTAAAGCTTCACTTGCTAGTACGGCCTCTGTACTAGAAGAAGACGTGGTGGTGGTCTCTGCCAATATACCTACTGGCATCACAAACATTGAAGAGACCAGAATGAATAGACTTGCTAGATGTATCCATTTAGCAGGCCATTTTTTTGTTTCCTTTAACCGTTTCATAAAATTTCCTTTCCCACTTGAGATAATCCCAAAAAAACAATGGATCGAATACCGAATAAATTAAAAAATATATCCATATATACTCTGCTATCCACCTCGATTATAGTACATTTAAAATAAAAGTCAATACTTTATCGCTGTTTTTTTATCAAAAATATTCCCCGAAAATCTAAAGTTGTAGAATTTTAGTGAAACTCGTTTGAAAGTTACAATATTTATTTTCCAAATAGAAAAAAGGAAGGGCAAAATGTCGGCTCTATAATTTCTGTAGTGGGTAAAATCACCATAGGAATTACGGAGCCTATTTTGTTGTAGAAAAAAAGTCCCATAAGACCTATAATGAAAAGTGACCAAACCATCATTAGAAAGAATCTTATGGAACAATTAAATTTTATCACAAACTTACTCGGAATTAAAGACAAGAACATCAAAATCTTGGATTATCTTGATGCTGGAACGCATAAAGAAGTCATCGCTAAGCTCGATTATCCTGCCCCTAAATGTCACAACTGTCAAGAACAAATGGCTAAATATGACTTTCAAAAAGAATCTAAAATTCCCTACCTCGAATGTGCAGGATACAAGACTCTCATTCGATTGAGAAAACGTCGTTTTCGTTGTAAGGTCTGTGGGAAAATGGCTGTATCAGAGACCTCCTTAGTCAAAAAGAATCACCAAATCTCAGCGATCGTCAACCAGAAAATCACTCAAAAATTAATCGAGAAAGTCCCTATGACGACTATCGCAGAAAGTCTATCTGTCTCTACTTCGACAGTCATTCGTAAATTGAAAGAATTCAAATTCAAGACAGATTTATCTTTCCTTCCAACTCACATGTCTTGGGATGAATACAGCTTCAAGAAGGGGAAGATGAGCTTCATTGCACAGAATTTTGATTCCAGAAAGATCGTAGCTATTCTGGATGGGCGGACTCAAGTAACTATTTGCAATCATTTCCTTCGTTATTCTAGACAGGTGAGAAATCGTGTGAAAATCGTTACCATGGACATGTTTAGCCCCTACTATGATATTGCCAGAAAACTTCGCTTTCGAATTTCAAGGCTCAGGCTGAAACAGTCCCCCAGACTGTTTCACTCCCAAACGCTAAAATCGTTCTGGATCGTTTTCACATTGTCCAGCATCTCAGTCGAGCTATGAACCGTCTTCGCATCCAAATCATGAATCAGTTTGATCGGAAATCGCACGAATATAAGGTACTGAAACGTTACTGGAAACTCATTCAACAAGATAGCCGTAAACTCAGCGATAAACGTTTTTATCGCCCAACTTTTCGATCACACTTGACCAATAAAGAGATTCTCGAAAATCTTCTTTCATACTCTCAAGAACTTAGACAGCACTACGACCTCTATCAACTATTACTCTTTCATTTTCAAGAGAAACAAGCTAACCATTTCTTTGATCTTATTGAAGAAGCAATTTCTTGTGTAAATCCTATTTTTCAAACTGTTTTTAAGACCTTTTTGAAAGATAAGGACAAGATCATGAACGCACTGGAGTTGCCATACTCAAATGCAAAACTAGAAGTTACCAATAATCTTATCAAAGTCATCAAGCGCAATACTTTTGGCTTCCGGAACTTTGAAAACTTTAAAACTAGAATCCTCATTGCTTTGAACATCAAAAAGGAGAGAACCAAGTTGGTCCTCTCCAGGTTATAACTTTTCATCACCCACTACAGTTGACAAAGAGCCAGATATTAAGCTTCATCTTCTTTTTTACGTTTCGCAACCAAACCTAGACCTACAAGACCAAGTGCAGCACCAAGTGCGGCAACTCCAGATTTAGATTGTTCACCAGTGTTTGGCAACTCACGACCTTTAGGTTTTTCTGGTGTTACCGGTGTTGGTGGTGTTGGTGGTGTTGGTGGTGTTACCGGTATTACCGGTGTTGGTGGTGTTACCGGTGTTGGCGGTATTACCTTATTGTTAAACTCAGTATCTTCAGGCATTTGTGAAGTAAGAGTCAACACTTTACCATCTTTAGTTACAGTAACTCCAACAGTCGCTACCATCTTATCGTACTCAACTCCAGCATCTGTACCTTTCACTTCTTCTACGTGATAGATATAAGTACCTTCTTGACCACGTTTGAACTCTAGAGCTGAAAACTTGATCTTACCTTCAGCATCATTGCTTACAGTTTCAATCACATTTCCTTTTTCGTCCTTCAGAATAAAACTAAACTCACCAGCCTTCAAGGCACGACCATCAAGTTTCTTAGTGAAATTAAACTGTGCTTTAACTGGAGCTACAAAGTAGTTATTGAAAATTGTGTCATCTGTACCAGTTGCTTCACCTCCCGATGCAATCATTTCAGTCTTAGCACTTAAAAGACCTGTAGTAATATCTTTAGTAACAGTAACTTTAACTGCGATAGTCATACTATCATAGTCGATGTCTGTATCTGCTCCGACTACTTCACGAACAGTGTAAGTATGAGTTCCTTCTTTATCATATGAAATAGCGTCAAATTGGATCGTGCCGTCTGCCGCATTCTTCTTCGTTTGGAGAACTTGACCGTTTTCAAGCAACTCGAAGCTGAAAGCATCTGCCTCTAGGGCTTTGCCTTCAAGTTTCTTCGTGAACTTGAATTGGGCACTGGTTGCTGCTGGGGTGAACGTATTATTGAACTCTGTATCTGTTGGAAGAGCTTTGGTCGCTGTAAGGGTATGACCATCTTTCGTGACAGTAACTGTTACCTCTGCCTTCATTGGGTCATAACTCATTCCTGCTTCTGAACCTGCTACTTCTTCTACAGCGTACTTATGAATACCAACCTCATTATTCTTATATGTGAGCGCATCGAAGGCTACTTTACCTGAAGCATCATTGGTCTTCGTTTGAAGAACCGTACCATTCTCATCTTTCAAGACGAAGCTGAACTCACCATCTTTTAGAGTGCGTCCTGCCAAGACTTTACTAAAGTCAAATTGCGCTGTCACTGGGGCTACCGCATAGTTATTAAACTCGCTATCCGCTGGCATAACAACATTGGCTGTCAAGATACCAGTTGTTGCGTCTTTTGTGACCTTAACTGTCACTTCGGCGTTCATAGTATCGTAATCAATATCTGTATCTGTTCCGGCTACTTCACGAACAGTGTAGGTATGTGTACCTTCTTTATCATATGAAATAGCGTCGAATTGGATCGTGCCGTCTGCCGCATTCTTCTTCGTTTGGAGAACTTGACCGTTTTCAAGCAACTCGAAGCTGAAAGCATCTGCCTCTAGGGCTTTGCCTTCAAGTTTCTTCGTGAACTTGAATTGGGCACTGGTTGCTGCTGGGGTGAACGTATTATTGAACTCTGTATCTGTTGGAAGAGCTTTGGTCGCTGTAAGGGTATGACCATCTTTCGTGACAGTAACTGTTACCTCTGCCTTCATTGGGTCATAACTCATTCCTGCTTCTGAACCTGCTACTTCTTCTACAGCGTACTTATGAATACCAACCTCATTATTCTTATATGTGAGCGCATCGAAGGCTACTTTACCTGAAGCATCATTGGTCTTCGTTTGAAGAACCGTACCATTCTCATCTTTCAAGACGAAGCTGAACTCACCATCTTTTAGAGTGCGTCCTGCCAAGACTTTACTAAAGTCAAATTGCGCTGTCACTGGGGCTACCGCATAGTTATTAAACTCGCTATCCGCTGGCATAACAACATTGGCTGTCAAGATACCAGTTGTTGCGTCTTTTGTGACCTTAACTGTCACTTCGGCGTTCATAGTATCGTAATCAATATCTGTATCTGTTCCGGCTACTTCACGAACAGTGTAGGTATGTGTACCTTCTTTATCATATGAAATAGCGTCAAATTGGATCGTGCCGTCTGCCGCATTCTTCTTCGTTTGGAGAACTTGACCGTTTTCAAGCAACTCGAAGCTGAAAGCATCTGCCTCTAGGGCTTTGCCTTCAAGTTTCTTCGTGAACTTGAATTGGGCACTGGTTGCTGCTGGGGTAAACGTATTATTGAACTCTGTATCTGTTGGAAGAGCTTTGGTCGCTGTAAGGGTATGACCATCTTTCGTTACAGTAACTGTAACCTCTGCCTTCATTGGATCATATGTCATTCCTGCTTCTGAGCCAGCGACTTCTTCTACTGTATACTTGTGAACACCTACTTCCTTGTTCTTGTAAGTGAGCGCATCGAAGGCTACTTTACCTGAAGCATCATTGGTCTTCGTTTGGAGAACTTGACCGCTCGCATCTTTCAAGACAAAACTGAACTCTCCATCTTTTAGAGTGCGTCCTGCCAAGACTTTACTAAAGTCAAATTGCGCTGTCACTGGGGCTACCGCATAGTTGTTAAAGGTCTTATCATCTGTACCAGTTACTTCGCCACCTGTTGAGGTCATCTCTGTTTTTGCTGTTAACAGACCTGTTTCCTCATCTTTCGATACAGTTACTTTCACTGCAATCGTCATATCATCGTAGTCTACATCTGGTTTATCACCCTTCACCTCTTTTACTGTGTAGTTGAAAACACCAACATGATCAAATGATAAGTCACTGAAAGTAATTTTCCCATCAGCTTTGTTAGTAACTGTTTCATTAACATTGTTATCACCAATTAGTGTAAAGCTGAAATCCCCCGCATTTAGACTACCATTGGATAGGACTTTGTTAAATTCTAGACCTACTTTTACTGGGGAAGGAGTATAGGTGTTATTGAATTCGGTGTCCGTTGGCATAATTGTATGAGCTATGTACGAATTACCATCTTCATCTACTGTGATACTCACTTCTGCTTTCATTGCATCGTAGTTAATACCTGCTTCCGTACCTGGTACTTCTTCAACCGTATAGTGATAAACACCAGCATAGTTAAATAACTGTGGAATAAAAGTAATATGGCCAAAACTATCATTTTTTTGTGTATCAACCACATTACCACTTTGGTCAACTAGATTAAAGGTGAACTCACCAGCCGTTAACTTTCTTCCTTCAAGACGTTTTGTAAACGCTAAATCAACCCTTGCTGGTTGTTTTGCCTTTGAAGCTGAACCTGAACCACCTGCTTTAAATGCAAAAGTTGCTTGGTAACTTTGTTCTTCACCAGTGTTGTAAGTGATTTTGATATTATTACCGTGTTTTTCTTGTAACTCCTCATTGGTATTAGGTACATTTTTTAATCGCGTCATATAGCGAACATAAACAAGCTCATTCAATTGCGCTATCTTAAAAGAAAAACCAGTTGGGCTTTCTTTGATATTTTCCAATAATTGAATTGCATTACCTTTGGAAACCCATGGAGTAATTGACTGAACTCTTTCAGCTCTAAGAGCTTTACCGTTCCATAAATCTACATTATCTGAAGGAATAGATGTCGCAAGTCCTAAACGCCAAGTTTCTTTCGTTTTAGTATCAAATTCATCCAAAACAGGATCCCCATCTTGAACTAGGACTTGGTCATCTGGAAGCGTATCAATTAGTTGGTAATTTGTCAAAACTTGAGGAGCTACCAAACTACCTGAGTTTAGACGGATAGTCCATCTGATTAGTTCAG comes from Streptococcus parasanguinis ATCC 15912 and encodes:
- a CDS encoding YSIRK signal domain/LPXTG anchor domain surface protein, giving the protein MKNIFSDSKERFSIRKYTIGVASVLLSTLVFVEGNVYADEVKNNTDSQISVVAQENQGERYKESGLEANEVVTQASTSVTPSESALPTSQASAEAPAHVVKGEKTEKQSNEVATPASTSVAPAESASPTSKASAEGSVPVASEKKTESQPTTRSRRSKRELPSSGGTTTYEKTGDTITVKNPNVEVNFPNGNSLYAPAETVIHMELPDELEIKQNDKVVVDIPDAIRIPTSLHYDVTGPSGEIIGNAFLDSISNKVITTFTDYYEKNKIAKQFTLTFSTGWKSYVKPNVPTELNFSGRKITVTVGPESAPVPVEKTKVTKYGEAVTGHPELIRWTIRLNSGSLVAPQVLTNYQLIDTLPDDQVLVQDGDPVLDEFDTKTKETWRLGLATSIPSDNVDLWNGKALRAERVQSITPWVSKGNAIQLLENIKESPTGFSFKIAQLNELVYVRYMTRLKNVPNTNEELQEKHGNNIKITYNTGEEQSYQATFAFKAGGSGSASKAKQPARVDLAFTKRLEGRKLTAGEFTFNLVDQSGNVVDTQKNDSFGHITFIPQLFNYAGVYHYTVEEVPGTEAGINYDAMKAEVSITVDEDGNSYIAHTIMPTDTEFNNTYTPSPVKVGLEFNKVLSNGSLNAGDFSFTLIGDNNVNETVTNKADGKITFSDLSFDHVGVFNYTVKEVKGDKPDVDYDDMTIAVKVTVSKDEETGLLTAKTEMTSTGGEVTGTDDKTFNNYAVAPVTAQFDFSKVLAGRTLKDGEFSFVLKDASGQVLQTKTNDASGKVAFDALTYKNKEVGVHKYTVEEVAGSEAGMTYDPMKAEVTVTVTKDGHTLTATKALPTDTEFNNTFTPAATSAQFKFTKKLEGKALEADAFSFELLENGQVLQTKKNAADGTIQFDAISYDKEGTHTYTVREVAGTDTDIDYDTMNAEVTVKVTKDATTGILTANVVMPADSEFNNYAVAPVTAQFDFSKVLAGRTLKDGEFSFVLKDENGTVLQTKTNDASGKVAFDALTYKNNEVGIHKYAVEEVAGSEAGMSYDPMKAEVTVTVTKDGHTLTATKALPTDTEFNNTFTPAATSAQFKFTKKLEGKALEADAFSFELLENGQVLQTKKNAADGTIQFDAISYDKEGTHTYTVREVAGTDTDIDYDTMNAEVTVKVTKDATTGILTANVVMPADSEFNNYAVAPVTAQFDFSKVLAGRTLKDGEFSFVLKDENGTVLQTKTNDASGKVAFDALTYKNNEVGIHKYAVEEVAGSEAGMSYDPMKAEVTVTVTKDGHTLTATKALPTDTEFNNTFTPAATSAQFKFTKKLEGKALEADAFSFELLENGQVLQTKKNAADGTIQFDAISYDKEGTHTYTVREVVGADTDIDYDSMTIAVKVTVTKDITTGLLSAKTEMIASGGEATGTDDTIFNNYFVAPVKAQFNFTKKLDGRALKAGEFSFILKDEKGNVIETVSNDAEGKIKFSALEFKRGQEGTYIYHVEEVKGTDAGVEYDKMVATVGVTVTKDGKVLTLTSQMPEDTEFNNKVIPPTPVTPPTPVIPVTPPTPPTPPTPVTPEKPKGRELPNTGEQSKSGVAALGAALGLVGLGLVAKRKKEDEA
- a CDS encoding ABC transporter ATP-binding protein, with amino-acid sequence MNNLIELQDVNLIRNGKSLLKEINWQVKENECWAILGLNGAGKSTLLKLLMSEYWASSGQITVLGTRFGEGGIPELRKRIGIVSSFISERLPEHLLTEQIVLTGQYKSSILYVEYGEDELNWARDMLTSIGASSLIGRKYRELSQGEKQTVLIARSLMDQPDLIIFDEASSGLDLFAREKLLRQIHHIKQLDHAPTMIYVTHHAEEITKDMTHVLLLKHGQVVEQGPKENILTPHVLSKFYQAPVSLIDLGDERLFVKPDIRNDKDNESK
- a CDS encoding Cna B-type domain-containing protein, encoding MKRLKETKKWPAKWIHLASLFILVSSMFVMPVGILAETTTTSSSSTEAVLASEALSNSNDPVSGTLSTSGEDRVATVNTPKAVDDVITSVKYTNNEGGLLNWSLEPWATFRIDATLKLPNHQVKAGDTTTIAVPTDLIINSQDFEVLDGKGQVAASAKVDKDRKKIVLTYTDYVEHNSDITGNVFFYVRIDHKLVPNAKEIPINLIVENKVVQTTPPQPPVKYIGIAQPQNYPISKVGSINRDTNDPIINYTIGVNRKPTNIKNAIIRDTLQFSNAQYDRNSFIVEKGQWLWESGDWVFKNAQSVPYEIAFPSDKTFEIKLGDISENDSYRIRYNVKLNYSPKDGEKFDNKVTLNGYQIEESRAQSKVLWQIPGGRLDGYIYSIKLHKQNNNGDPLQGAQFKITRVSNNQTITHTENGQESEIFTSDANGDLIVPGLLRDNYTVAEVVAPNGYQLLKDPVSISENDFSPENSQYDVNSRVLTLTISNEKANHRQLKVTKKWNDKDNQYKNRPSSITVKLLKDGVEVEGKTLELNADNQWSGIFTELDETGTYSVEEVGVSGYISTVEATNNEDMEHIVLVNTLETIEVSGSKIWKDDNNRDGKRPKEITVNLLANGVKIDQTTVKSDKDGHWNYQFKDLPKYENGQVVDYSISEEGVPDYETSVEGYNLTNTYTPEVVSVPFTKIWKDFDNQDGVRPNFIIVNLLANGKKVESRTVTATTAWTGSFDHLPKYENGREIVYTLEEEKVSDYSASIDQVNYILTNTYVPGQTHLTVTKYWDDENNKDGIRPKTIKVQLYANGQKSGDVVELSEANKWTYTFSNLPENSKGKAISYTVREVEVPQGYVLTETVQDGNNIVLTNSHKPTTPPTTPNIPKKPESPKKPGKPEKTSKSTSKKFLPETGTKIMIALEILGLFLLGVAFILIVRSSRKDI
- a CDS encoding tyrosine-type recombinase/integrase; this encodes MKITEHKKKDGTTVYRANIYLGIDRVTGKDVKTSITARTRKEVKQKAKEAEIDFIQNGSTRFKEATIKTYKELAELWWESYKHTVKPNTQGNMSKILNKHILPLFGAYKLDKLTTPLIQNIINKLAGKTNNGEQGAYLHYEKIHTVNKRILQYGVVMKAIPFNPAREVILPRNTQKEKRQKIKHFDNIELKTFLDYLDNLDSDRYRYFYEKTLYNFLLATGCRINEALALEWSDIDLDNAIVHVTKTLNRMQEVNSPKSKSSYRDIDIDPKTVTILKQYKRRQTQEAWKIGQTEKVVFSDFIHEYPNNSTLFTRLKTHFKRAKVPNIGFHGFRHTHASLLLNAGIPYKELQHRLGHSTLSMTMDTYSHLSKESAKKAVSFYETALGSL